The Streptomyces racemochromogenes DNA segment GACGGCGTCCAGGGCGCGGGCCGAGGCGCAGTACTGGTCGTAGCTTCGACGGCGTGGCTGACGAGGTGACATGCAGCGCAGTCTAGACAACATGTTGGACTTTCCAAGCTCTTGCTTGGTAAAACCAAGCAAGAGGTCCGGTGTACGGGAACAGGGAGGGCACGGCATGGAGTTCCGGCAGTCGAGCAAGCTCAGCGAGGTCTGCTACGAGATCCGGGGCCCGGTGATCGAACACGCCAACGCGCTGGAGGAGGCGGGCCACAGCGTGCTGCGCCTGAACACCGGCAATCCGGCGGCCTTCGGCTTCGAGGCCCCGGAGGAGATCGTCCAGGACATGATCCGGATGCTCCCCCGGGCCCACGGCTACACCGACGCGCGCGGCGTGCTCTCCGCCCGCCGGGCCGTGGTCCAGCGCTACCAGGCCATCGGCCTGACCGATGTGACGGTGGACGACGTCTTCCTCGGCAACGGCGTCTCCGAACTGGTCTCCATGGCCGTCCAGGCGCTGCTCGAGGACGGGGACGAGGTCCTCATCCCCGCACCGGACTTCCCGCTCTGGACCGCCGTCACCACCCTCGCGGGCGGCAAGGCCGTGCACTACGTCTGCGACGAGTCCGCCGACTGGTACCCGGACCTGGAGGACATGGCGTCCAAGATCACGGACCGCACCAAGGCCGTGGTCATCATCAACCCGAACAACCCGACGGGCGCCGTCTACCCCCGGGAGGTCCTGGAGGGCATCCTCGAACTCGCGCGCCGCCACGGCCTGATGGTCTTCGCCGACGAGATCTACGACCAGATCCTGTACGACGACGAGGTCCACCACAGCGCCGCCGTCCTCGCCCCCGACCTGGTCGTCCTCACCTTCTGCGGCCTGTCCAAGACGTACCGGGTGGCGGGGTTCCGGTCGGGCTGGCTGGTGGTGAGCGGCCCCCGGCAGCACGCGCGCAGCTACCTGGAGGGGCTGACCATGCTCGCCTCGATGCGACTGTGCGCCAACGCCCCCGCGCAGTACGCCATCCAGGCCGCTCTCGGCGGACGCCAGTCCATCAAGGAACTGACCGGTCCCGGCGGCCGGCTGCGCGAACAGCGCGACCGCGCCTGGGAGAAGCTGAACGAGATCCCCGGCGTGTCCTGCGTGAAGCCGAAGGGCGCGCTGTACGCGTTCCCGCGCATCGACCCCAAGGTGCACCCGATCCACGACGACGAGCGGTTCGTGCTCGACCTGCTGCTGCGGGAGAAGATCCAGGTCGTCCAGGGCACGGGCTTCAACTGGCCGCGCCCCGACCACTTCCGGATCCTGACCCTGCCGTACGCCGACGACCTGGACGCGGCGATCAGCCGGATCGGCCGTTTCCTGAGCGGGTACCGGCAGTAGGCCCGGCGGCACACGGCGGCGCGCCGCGACGACGAGAGCGCCGCTCCCGGTGGGGAGCGGCGCTCTCGTCGTGCGGTCCGGGCGCCGGTCAGGCGATCGAGGCGGCCACGATGGCGGCGACCGCCAGGTTGCAGGAGGCGGTGACCCACACGGCGGGGTGCGGCTCGGGGTCGACGACGATGGCACCGAGCTTGCCCGGGGTCACCAGGTCCAGCACCAGGAAGGCCACGGCCATCAGGACCAGGCCCAGCACGCCGAAGGCGGCGGTGGACAGCAGGCCCTTGCCGAAGTCCTCGTAGGTCGTCCAGATCGAGGTGAAGACGATGCCGCCGATGCCCAGGAGGGCCGAGCTGAGCAGGAGGGCCGCGTTGCGGTTGCGCTCCTCCCAGATCTGCTTGGGGAGCTTCCCGGGCGTCAGCACGTCCACCAGGACGATGCCGAGGATCAGCAGCACCAGGCCGAGGGCGCCGTAGGCGCTCGTACGGCCAAGTCCGTTGACGATGTCGCTCATTGAGAAGCCTGTCTCCGCGTGGGTGGGAAAGGATGGCCCGGTACGGGCCGGATCGGTGCCGTGGGGAGGCCGAATCTATCGCACGGCCCCGCCCCGGACCATGGGGAGGTCAGGAAATGGCAAAGGTCAGGGCCGCGCGGGCCGGTGAGGCGGAGGCGCTGACGGCGCTGGTGATGCGGTCGAAGGCGCACTGGGGCTACGACGCCGCCTTCCTCGCGGCGTGCGCGCCGCAGCTGCGCGTACGGGAGGCGGAGCTGGCCTCCCGGCGGATCGCGGTGGCCGAAAACGCCCGCGGGGAACTGCTGGGCCTCGCCTCCCTGGACGACGTCGGGGACGGGCCGGACGCCCGGCTGGGGCTGCTCTTCGTGGAGCCGTCCGCCATCGGGCTCGGCACCGGCCGGCTGCTGTACCGGGACGTGCTGCGCCGGGCCGCCGCCCTGGGCGTGCGCCGGCTGCTGATCGACGCCGATCCGCACGCGGCCGGCTTCTACCGGGAGATGGGCGCCGAGGAGCGCCCCGGCGCCGCCCCGGAGGGGCTCGTACGGTTCGAGGCCGCGCCGGTTCCGCTCGCGGAGTGGGCCCGGGCCTGGACGGGCGGCGTCCCGGCGGTGCACGTGGGCAACGTCGCCGAGTTCAACGCGCAGTTCGCCGACGCCTCCCTCGACGCCGGGCAGCGCGCCGCGCACGACTACGCCTGCCTCGCCGCCTTCTACAGCCCCCGCCCGGCGGCCCTGGTGCTGCCCCGCGCGGTGTCCCCCGGCTGGGTCGCGCTGGTCGGCCGGCAGCTGGGCTGGGACCCGGAGGTCGAGGTGTACGACGGGCTCGCGGATCGGGGCCCGGGGCTGTCGGACGCCGTGGCGGCCCGGCCGGCGCTCGCCCGGCGGCTGACGGAGGGCGGGCTGCCCCTCGTCCCGTGGGGGCTGACCGGGCCGTACGCCCGTCTCGCGGGCCTGCCGTGGCGGCCGGAGGGACTGCGGTACGAGTCGAAGTCGGCCGCGCACGCCCTGTTCGGGCGGATCCTGGCGGGCGGGAAGCACCCGGGGATCACGCTCCCCGCGCAGTGGCGGGCCCGCACCCGGCGGGCGGCCGTCCGGCTGCTGGCGGCGCGGGCCCGGTCGGGCGAGAGCACCGTTCTCAAATCGGAGCACGGTGTCGGCGGTTCGGGCACCACGGTGGTCTCGCCCGGGGAGGTGAAGGCGGCCGGAGGGGCCCGGGCGGTGCTGCGTCGGCTGCCGCGCGGGCCGCTGCTTCTGGAGGAGTACGTGCACGGCCCGGGCGAGGCGCACCTGCCGCGGGACCTGACGTACGACGGGTTCGTGGACGGCGACGGCCGGCCGCACGAGGTCGGCGCGGCGGTGATGGACGTGGCCGGCGGCGGCTACCGCGGCGCAACGGTCGGCCCCTCGGTGGTGCCCGACCGACTCGCGGGGCCGCTGCTGGCGTTCGGGGCGGCGGTGGGCCGGGAGCTGGCCGCGGCCGGCCACCGGGGCTGGTTCGACGTGGACTTCGTCACCGACGCGGCGGGGCGGCTCGCGCCGACCGAGGCCAACCTGCGGCTGACCGGCCCGTCGGTGGCCTTCATGGTGGCGGCCCGGCTGGACGAACTGCGGGGCGCGGGACACCTCGTACGGATCGCGGACCGCGTGGAGCTGGGGGCGCGGCTGCCCGACGCGCAGCTGGAGGCGCTCTGCGCGGACCTGGTGCGGGACTGCGCCGCGCTCGGGGCGGTGTTCGTGCCGGCGATCCCGACGGGGGCGTTCGACCCGGAACCGTGGGTGGGCGTGCTGGTGGCCGCGCGCGGCGCGCGGGCACTGGACGCGGCCGAGACCCTGGTGCGACAGCGCGCCCGCGCGGCAGGCACCGCCTTCGGCCCCACCCCCGGCCCGACTCCCAACCCCCGACCCTGACCCCGGCCCCGGCCCGACTCCCAACCCCCGGCCCGGCTCCCGGCCCCGGTCCGACTCCCAACCCCCGGCCCGGCTCCCGGCCCCGGTCCCGGTCCCGATCCGGCTGTCGGCTCCCGGCCCCCGGCCCCGATCCCGGCCCCGACCCGGCTCCCGGCCCCAACCGGGCTCTCGGCCCCCGGCCCTGATCCCGGCCCTCCGCTCCCGGCCCCCGGCCCCGATCCCGGTCCCGACCTGGCTGCCGGCTCCCGGTCCCGGCTCTCACCCCGGTCCCGACCGGGCTCTCGGTTCCCGGCCCTGATCCCGGCCCCGGCCGGGCTCCCCGCCCCGACTCCAGGCCCCGGCCCTGATCCTGCCCCCTCCCGGTTCGTGGCCCCGGCCCCGGCCAGGCTCCCGGCCGACCGACCCGGCCCCCGCCCCCGAAACCGGCGGCGGTCAGGCGTCGAAGTCGAAGGGGCTGGCCGGCTTGCGCGTCGCGTAGACGGCCACGACCAGGGCCGCGATCATCAGCGGGACGTTGAAGGCGTACACCAGGGCGGCCTGGCGCGGCCAGTCCTGCTTGGCCGCCAGCCGGTAGAGGTTGTCCTGCGGCCACCAGGCGATCAGCAGGTAGACGATCGCCAGGTGCGCGGCCGTGGTGATGCCGCGCCCGCGCCGCTGGGCCAGCATCGGTCCGCGGCCGCTGAAGAGGAACACCATCCCGGCCCCGAAGGCGAGGCTCTCGCAGAGGTAGAGGATCCAGAAGAGCGCGGCCCACGGGTTGGGGACGCCGGTCAGGTCGGTGGAGCCGGGCCAGATGACGCCCGTGAACGCCAGCGCGAGGAGGCCGAACAGCGGGGCGCCGCAGCCCAGGGCGGAGGCGAGCGGCAGCGCCTCCTGGCTCCCGGCCGCTCCCGCCGTCCGGGAGGATCCCCCGTACTTGCCGCCGCCCCGGCGCCCGGCGACGGGGGCCAGCAGCAGCGGGGGCTGCGGGACCTGGGTCCGGTCCTCGCGGCCGGCCCGGGTGCGGGGCAGGGCGCGTACGCGGACCACCGCGCGCGGGACCGCGCCGGGGGGCACCTTCCCCGACAGGTGCTCCCTGAGCCGGGCGGTGTCCGGCAGGACCTCGGCCGGGAGGCCGGGCGGCGGGGAGAGGTACGCGACGAGCCGGTGCCCGCCCCCGGTGACGGGGACGCGGGTGACCAGGGCGCTGCCCACGGCGTCGTGCGCCCGGATCTCGGACTCCAGCGGGTAGGGGTCGATCCGGGTGCCGTCCTCGGACTCGATCCGGTCCGCGGCCCTGCCTCCGAACTCCAGGAGCCCGTCCGGGCGCAGCACCCCGAGGTCCCCGGTGGCTATCGCCTCCCCGCCGGCGGGCGGGTCCACGGTGAGCCGGCCGTCCAGCACCCGGACCCGGCAGCCGGGGAAGGGGGTGCCGAGCAGGGAGATCCGCTCGGGCCCGTCGAGCGGGCGGGGCAGCTGCGGCAGTTCGAAGAAGGCGCCGGTGCCGGCGGCCTCGGTGAGGGCGTAGACGTTGAGGACGCGGGCGCCGGGGCGCAGCCGGTCCTGGAAGGCGCTGTGTTCGTCGAGGTAGAGGCGGTCGCCACTGACGGCGAGCAGCCTCAGCGACCGGAGTTCGGCGTCCGGCTCCAGGCGGAACGGGGCGATGTCGGACGCCGGGGGCGCTTGTGCGAGCAGCAGGTCCGCGGCACCGGCCGGGTCGGTGTGGACCACGCTGACCTCGGCCTTCCGGACGGCCCGCCGCACCTGTCCCGGCAGCCACGCCGCGCTCTCGGGCAGGACGAGGGCGCCTCCGGAGCACAGGGCGCGGGTCCAGCCGGCGGCGAAGGGCGTGGTGTCGGGGCCGGCGGTGAACAGGTGCCGGTCGCCGGGGGCCAGCCGGGCCGTGCGGGCCCATCCCTCGTAGGCGGCGAGGAGCAGTGCGTGGCCGACGGGGACGGGGCGGGGGGTGGCGGCCCCGGTGAACAGCACGGCCGCGCCGGCGGCGGCCTCGGGCAGGGGCGGCGGGGCGGTGCCGGCGGCGCCTTCGCCGGGGCGCAGGACCCGCAGCTCCTTGCCCGCGTCGAGGCGGGCCGCGTCGGCGGGGCCGGCGATCAGCAGGTCCGGCGCGAGGGCGGCGAGTTGCCGCCTCCCGCAGCGCGGGTCGGCGACGTCGAGGACCGCGTAGACCCCGCCGGCCTTGAGCACGGCGAGCAGGGCCGTGACCAGCTCGCGCTGCCGGGGCAGGGCGAGGGCGACGAGGCCGTTCGCGGGCAGGCCCCCGTCGGTCAGCTGCCGGGCCAGCCGGCCGGACTCCGCGTCGAGCACGGCGTACGGGACGGTCTCGTCCCCGGTGATGAGCGCGGGGGCCTGCGGGGTCCGGCGGGCCCATGCGTCAAAGCGGTGCAGGACGGTGTCGGCGCCCTGGCGGGCGGGTCGGTCCGGCTGTGAGGACTGCGATGACTGCGGTGACTGCGTCATTCCCCGATGATGCCACCGGGCACCGACAGGGCTCGGTGATGGCGAAGTTCCTTTGGCAAAACGTGAGTTGACCACACCTCGGAGTGAGGGGCGGCCAATCCGTTGACCTGAAGGCCGGTTGAGGTTCTAGCGTGGGGGCCATGGACATGGAAGTCACCGCCTGGCATTCGCTGCACAGCGCGATCAACGCCCAGCAGGACCGCCGCCCGCTCTCCCGGGCGAGCCTGCGCCGGATCGCCGCCTTCGCCCGCCCGCACCGGCGCGGGCTGACCCTCTTCCTGGTGCTGAGCGTGGTGGGCGCGCTGCTGGCGGTGGCCACTCCCCTGCTGGCCAGCCGGATCGTGGACACCATCGTCGGGCACGGGGCCGAGGGGGACGTGGTCCGGCCGGCGCTGCTCATCGCGGTGATCGCGGTGGCCGAGGCGGGGCTGGGCCTGATGACGCGCAAGCTGTCGGCCACCCTCGGCGAGGGGCTGATCCTGGACCTGCGCCGGGCGGTCTTCGACCACGTCCAGCGGATGCCGGTGGCCTTCTTCACCCGGACCCGGACGGGGGCGCTGGTCAGCCGGCTCAACAACGACGTGATCGGCGCGCAGCGGGCCTTCAGCAACACCCTCTCCGGGGTGGTCTCCAACATCGTGACGCTGCTGCTGACGCTGGGCGTGATGCTCACCATCTCCTGGCAGATCACCCTGCTGGCGCTGGTGCTGCTGCCGGTGTTCGTGCTGCCGGCCCGGCGGATGGGCGCCCGGATGGCCGGGATGCAGCGGGAGGCGTCGGCGTTGAACGCGGCGATGGGCACGCAGATGACGGAACGGTTCTCCGCGCCGGGCGCGACCCTGGTGAAGCTGTTCGGGCGGCCCTCGGACGAGTCCGCCGAGTTCGCGGCACGCGCGGCCCGCGTCCGCGACATCGGGATCCGTACGGCGATGGCCCAGTCGGCCTTCATCACCGCCCTGACCCTGGTCTCCGCGCTGGCCCTGGCCCTGGTGTACGGGCTGGGCGGGTACTTCGCGCTGCGCGGCACCCTGGAGGCCGGCTCCGTGGTGGCCCTCGCTCTGCTGCTGACCCGGCTGTACGCCCCGCTGACGGCGCTCGCCGGGGCCCGGGTCGAGGTGATGAGCGCCATGGTCAGCTTCGAGCGGGTCTTCGAGATCCTCGACCTGGAGCCGCTGATCGCCCAGAAGCCGGACGCCGTCCGGGTGCCCGACGGGCCGGTGTCGGTGGAGTTCGACCGGGTCTTCTTCGGCTACCCCTCCCCCGACAAGGTCTCCCTCGCCTCCCTGGAGGAGGTGGCCGTGCTCGACGCCCGGGGCGGCACCCGGGTCCTCCACGACGTGTCCTTCCGCGCGGAGCCCGGCCAGATGATCGCCCTCGTCGGCTCCTCGGGCGCCGGCAAGTCGACCATCGCCCAGCTGCTGCCCCGGCTGTACGACGCGGACGCCGGCGCGGTCCGCCTGGGCGGCGTCGACGTACGGGACCTCACCGCGGACTCGATCCGCGACACGCTCGGCATGGTCACCCAGGACGGCCACCTCTTCCACGAGTCGGTACGGGCCAACCTGCTGCTGGCCCGGCCCGGGGCGGGCGAGGACGAGCTGTGGGAGGCCCTGCGCCGATCCCGCCTGGACACCCTGGTCGCCGCCCTCCCGGACGGCCTGGACACCGTTGTCGGCGAGCGCGGCTACCGGCTGTCGGGCGGGGAGCGCCAACGGCTGACCATCGCCCGGCTGCTGCTGGCCCGTCAGCGGGTGGTGATCCTCGACGAGGCCACCGCCC contains these protein-coding regions:
- a CDS encoding pyridoxal phosphate-dependent aminotransferase, yielding MEFRQSSKLSEVCYEIRGPVIEHANALEEAGHSVLRLNTGNPAAFGFEAPEEIVQDMIRMLPRAHGYTDARGVLSARRAVVQRYQAIGLTDVTVDDVFLGNGVSELVSMAVQALLEDGDEVLIPAPDFPLWTAVTTLAGGKAVHYVCDESADWYPDLEDMASKITDRTKAVVIINPNNPTGAVYPREVLEGILELARRHGLMVFADEIYDQILYDDEVHHSAAVLAPDLVVLTFCGLSKTYRVAGFRSGWLVVSGPRQHARSYLEGLTMLASMRLCANAPAQYAIQAALGGRQSIKELTGPGGRLREQRDRAWEKLNEIPGVSCVKPKGALYAFPRIDPKVHPIHDDERFVLDLLLREKIQVVQGTGFNWPRPDHFRILTLPYADDLDAAISRIGRFLSGYRQ
- a CDS encoding DUF350 domain-containing protein, with the protein product MSDIVNGLGRTSAYGALGLVLLILGIVLVDVLTPGKLPKQIWEERNRNAALLLSSALLGIGGIVFTSIWTTYEDFGKGLLSTAAFGVLGLVLMAVAFLVLDLVTPGKLGAIVVDPEPHPAVWVTASCNLAVAAIVAASIA
- a CDS encoding GNAT family N-acetyltransferase, with protein sequence MAKVRAARAGEAEALTALVMRSKAHWGYDAAFLAACAPQLRVREAELASRRIAVAENARGELLGLASLDDVGDGPDARLGLLFVEPSAIGLGTGRLLYRDVLRRAAALGVRRLLIDADPHAAGFYREMGAEERPGAAPEGLVRFEAAPVPLAEWARAWTGGVPAVHVGNVAEFNAQFADASLDAGQRAAHDYACLAAFYSPRPAALVLPRAVSPGWVALVGRQLGWDPEVEVYDGLADRGPGLSDAVAARPALARRLTEGGLPLVPWGLTGPYARLAGLPWRPEGLRYESKSAAHALFGRILAGGKHPGITLPAQWRARTRRAAVRLLAARARSGESTVLKSEHGVGGSGTTVVSPGEVKAAGGARAVLRRLPRGPLLLEEYVHGPGEAHLPRDLTYDGFVDGDGRPHEVGAAVMDVAGGGYRGATVGPSVVPDRLAGPLLAFGAAVGRELAAAGHRGWFDVDFVTDAAGRLAPTEANLRLTGPSVAFMVAARLDELRGAGHLVRIADRVELGARLPDAQLEALCADLVRDCAALGAVFVPAIPTGAFDPEPWVGVLVAARGARALDAAETLVRQRARAAGTAFGPTPGPTPNPRP
- a CDS encoding AMP-binding protein yields the protein MTQSPQSSQSSQPDRPARQGADTVLHRFDAWARRTPQAPALITGDETVPYAVLDAESGRLARQLTDGGLPANGLVALALPRQRELVTALLAVLKAGGVYAVLDVADPRCGRRQLAALAPDLLIAGPADAARLDAGKELRVLRPGEGAAGTAPPPLPEAAAGAAVLFTGAATPRPVPVGHALLLAAYEGWARTARLAPGDRHLFTAGPDTTPFAAGWTRALCSGGALVLPESAAWLPGQVRRAVRKAEVSVVHTDPAGAADLLLAQAPPASDIAPFRLEPDAELRSLRLLAVSGDRLYLDEHSAFQDRLRPGARVLNVYALTEAAGTGAFFELPQLPRPLDGPERISLLGTPFPGCRVRVLDGRLTVDPPAGGEAIATGDLGVLRPDGLLEFGGRAADRIESEDGTRIDPYPLESEIRAHDAVGSALVTRVPVTGGGHRLVAYLSPPPGLPAEVLPDTARLREHLSGKVPPGAVPRAVVRVRALPRTRAGREDRTQVPQPPLLLAPVAGRRGGGKYGGSSRTAGAAGSQEALPLASALGCGAPLFGLLALAFTGVIWPGSTDLTGVPNPWAALFWILYLCESLAFGAGMVFLFSGRGPMLAQRRGRGITTAAHLAIVYLLIAWWPQDNLYRLAAKQDWPRQAALVYAFNVPLMIAALVVAVYATRKPASPFDFDA
- a CDS encoding ABC transporter ATP-binding protein, which gives rise to MDMEVTAWHSLHSAINAQQDRRPLSRASLRRIAAFARPHRRGLTLFLVLSVVGALLAVATPLLASRIVDTIVGHGAEGDVVRPALLIAVIAVAEAGLGLMTRKLSATLGEGLILDLRRAVFDHVQRMPVAFFTRTRTGALVSRLNNDVIGAQRAFSNTLSGVVSNIVTLLLTLGVMLTISWQITLLALVLLPVFVLPARRMGARMAGMQREASALNAAMGTQMTERFSAPGATLVKLFGRPSDESAEFAARAARVRDIGIRTAMAQSAFITALTLVSALALALVYGLGGYFALRGTLEAGSVVALALLLTRLYAPLTALAGARVEVMSAMVSFERVFEILDLEPLIAQKPDAVRVPDGPVSVEFDRVFFGYPSPDKVSLASLEEVAVLDARGGTRVLHDVSFRAEPGQMIALVGSSGAGKSTIAQLLPRLYDADAGAVRLGGVDVRDLTADSIRDTLGMVTQDGHLFHESVRANLLLARPGAGEDELWEALRRSRLDTLVAALPDGLDTVVGERGYRLSGGERQRLTIARLLLARQRVVILDEATAHLDSTSEAAVQEALAEALSGRTAVVIAHRLSTVQAADLILVVEDGRIVERGTHPELLAADGRYAELYRTQFATRGAPAAG